Proteins co-encoded in one Actinoallomurus bryophytorum genomic window:
- a CDS encoding alpha/beta fold hydrolase — MIDAAEPGGALTTGDDAVPVRRRSWARRWLRRAGIAVVAFVVAATVFSLVYNAATSGRARPPAGLTYVRTGDLMTRYRVWGSGGSPIVLVHGAAESADTWERLATVLARDHRVYALDLNGAGYTERRAPYDLDHQVRQLLAFIGAMGLERPTIVAHSAGAATAAEAVLRSPGQAGALMLLDGDALKGGAGPGPAAHYLILPPYRTTLLRLVLHSDRLIRTIYSSQCAPGCPHLDKAGVDVWRRPYEVAGAEEGVWGSLKYGVPGLSESRLTLLRGVGLPKAVVFGADDHVFAATSAADTARRVGAPTPTLIPGARHLTMISSPAEVARAVEDLAARRR, encoded by the coding sequence GTGATCGATGCCGCCGAGCCCGGTGGTGCACTGACCACCGGGGACGACGCGGTTCCCGTACGGCGCCGCTCGTGGGCGCGAAGATGGCTGCGCCGCGCCGGCATCGCCGTCGTCGCGTTCGTGGTCGCGGCCACGGTCTTCTCCCTCGTCTACAACGCGGCGACCTCGGGGCGCGCACGCCCGCCGGCCGGGCTGACCTACGTACGCACCGGCGATCTGATGACGCGGTACCGCGTGTGGGGGAGCGGCGGCTCGCCGATCGTGCTCGTGCACGGCGCCGCGGAGTCCGCCGACACGTGGGAGCGCCTGGCGACGGTGCTCGCACGTGACCACCGGGTCTACGCCCTGGACCTGAACGGCGCCGGCTACACGGAGCGCCGCGCCCCGTACGACCTGGACCACCAGGTACGCCAGCTGCTGGCGTTCATCGGCGCGATGGGGCTCGAACGGCCGACGATCGTCGCCCACTCCGCCGGCGCCGCGACCGCCGCGGAGGCGGTGCTGCGCTCACCCGGCCAGGCCGGTGCGCTGATGCTCCTCGACGGCGACGCGCTCAAGGGAGGCGCGGGTCCCGGCCCGGCGGCGCACTACCTGATCCTCCCGCCGTACCGCACCACGCTGCTGAGGCTGGTCCTGCACTCCGACCGGCTGATCCGGACCATCTACTCCTCCCAGTGCGCGCCCGGCTGCCCGCACCTGGACAAGGCCGGTGTGGACGTCTGGCGCCGGCCGTACGAGGTCGCGGGCGCTGAGGAGGGGGTCTGGGGCTCGCTCAAGTACGGCGTACCGGGCCTGAGCGAGTCGCGGCTGACCCTGCTGCGCGGCGTCGGCCTGCCCAAGGCGGTCGTGTTCGGCGCCGACGACCATGTCTTCGCCGCGACCTCGGCGGCCGACACGGCACGGCGCGTCGGCGCGCCGACGCCCACCCTGATCCCCGGCGCCCGCCATCTCACGATGATCTCCTCGCCGGCCGAGGTCGCGCGCGCCGTCGAGGATCTCGCCGCCCGCCGCCGCTGA
- a CDS encoding DUF881 domain-containing protein, translating to MSEQGAKRRWDRPDASMSLLADLFSGSGLDPGYEAAAARRAASGDRGGGPGRVSRLLAAMVLLGLLGAVAVIQVRRGAPVAQRQREALITQIHQRTEETGALQRQADALRARTEVLRRSALAQSDAGQTARQDLDRATGAAAAAPVSGDATVVTVDDSHSARGATAQQDGHIFDQDLQRLVNGLWAAGATAVAINGQRMTATTAIRSAGDAILVDYRPLSPPYAVTALGGSGLARTFAASPTGKAFRTLEATFGIRYDIRQEDGVRLPAAPAPSLRYARTETPK from the coding sequence ATGAGTGAACAGGGAGCGAAGAGGCGATGGGACCGGCCGGACGCCTCCATGTCGCTGCTCGCCGACCTGTTCTCCGGCTCCGGCCTCGATCCCGGCTACGAGGCCGCGGCGGCCCGCCGCGCCGCCTCCGGTGACCGCGGCGGCGGGCCGGGCCGGGTGTCCCGGTTGCTCGCCGCGATGGTCCTCCTCGGGCTGCTCGGCGCCGTCGCCGTCATCCAGGTACGCCGGGGCGCGCCGGTCGCGCAGCGGCAGCGTGAGGCCCTCATCACCCAGATCCACCAGCGCACCGAGGAGACCGGCGCGCTGCAGCGCCAGGCCGACGCGTTGCGAGCACGCACCGAGGTGCTGCGGCGCTCGGCGCTCGCCCAGAGCGACGCCGGCCAGACCGCCCGTCAGGACCTCGACCGCGCGACGGGCGCGGCGGCCGCCGCGCCGGTCAGCGGGGACGCCACGGTCGTCACGGTGGACGACTCCCACAGCGCGCGCGGCGCGACCGCGCAGCAGGACGGCCACATCTTCGACCAGGACCTGCAGCGGCTCGTCAACGGCCTGTGGGCGGCCGGCGCCACGGCGGTCGCCATCAACGGGCAGCGCATGACCGCGACGACCGCGATCCGCTCCGCGGGCGACGCCATCCTCGTCGACTACCGGCCGTTGTCACCCCCGTACGCCGTGACCGCCCTCGGGGGATCGGGCCTGGCCAGGACCTTCGCCGCTTCCCCGACCGGTAAGGCCTTCCGCACCCTCGAGGCCACGTTCGGCATCCGCTATGACATCCGTCAGGAGGACGGCGTGCGGCTGCCCGCGGCGCCTGCCCCTAGCCTTCGCTACGCACGGACGGAGACGCCCAAGTGA
- a CDS encoding small basic family protein, giving the protein MIAFIGLVAGVALGFVLHPGVPLWLQPYLPIAIVAALDAMFGGLRARLDGIFDDKVFVVSFLSNTIIAALIVFFGDQLGVGSQLSTGVVVVLGIRIFSNVAAIRRKLFQA; this is encoded by the coding sequence GTGATCGCGTTCATCGGCCTCGTCGCCGGAGTCGCCCTCGGCTTCGTGCTCCATCCCGGCGTGCCCCTGTGGCTACAGCCCTACCTGCCGATCGCGATCGTCGCCGCGCTCGACGCCATGTTCGGCGGCCTGCGGGCGAGGCTGGACGGCATCTTCGACGACAAGGTGTTCGTCGTGTCGTTCCTCAGCAACACGATCATCGCGGCGCTCATCGTGTTCTTCGGCGACCAGCTCGGCGTCGGCTCGCAGCTGTCGACGGGGGTCGTGGTCGTGCTCGGCATCCGCATCTTCTCCAACGTCGCGGCGATCCGGCGGAAGCTCTTCCAGGCATGA
- a CDS encoding DUF881 domain-containing protein, translated as MSEPEPRRRPVALLRPRLNRGQLIVAVLCAVLGFAVAAQVRSNDRDTKFANARQDELVGTLGDLSQRSDRLRSDIRDLDDTKAGLERDTQGQAALQDARRRAQTYGILAGTLPAIGPGIELTVDDPQSRVRAASLLDTLEELRDAGAEVVQVDGVRVGVSTYFTDASGGAVVADGSTLTRPYHFLAIGDPHTLATALNIPGGVLRSLRNSGAEGVVTQRQKITIQAVR; from the coding sequence ATGAGCGAACCCGAGCCCCGGAGAAGGCCCGTCGCGCTGCTGCGGCCGCGTCTCAACCGCGGCCAGCTCATCGTGGCCGTGCTGTGCGCCGTGCTGGGGTTCGCGGTCGCGGCCCAGGTGCGTTCCAACGACAGGGACACCAAGTTCGCGAACGCGCGCCAGGACGAGCTGGTCGGCACTCTCGGTGACCTCTCACAGCGTTCGGACCGGCTGCGTTCCGACATCCGCGACCTGGACGACACCAAGGCCGGGCTCGAACGCGACACCCAGGGGCAGGCGGCCCTCCAGGACGCCCGCAGGCGCGCGCAGACGTACGGCATCCTGGCCGGCACACTGCCGGCGATCGGGCCCGGCATCGAGCTGACCGTGGACGATCCCCAGAGCCGCGTACGCGCCGCGTCCCTTCTCGACACCCTGGAGGAGCTGCGGGACGCGGGAGCCGAGGTGGTGCAGGTCGACGGCGTACGCGTCGGGGTGAGCACGTACTTCACGGACGCGAGCGGCGGCGCCGTCGTCGCCGACGGCAGCACGCTGACGCGGCCCTACCACTTCCTGGCCATCGGCGACCCGCACACACTCGCCACGGCGCTGAACATTCCCGGCGGTGTTCTGCGCTCGCTGCGGAACAGTGGCGCCGAAGGAGTGGTCACACAGCGGCAGAAAATCACTATTCAGGCGGTAAGATGA